One stretch of Chiroxiphia lanceolata isolate bChiLan1 chromosome 1, bChiLan1.pri, whole genome shotgun sequence DNA includes these proteins:
- the LOC116791337 gene encoding C-C chemokine receptor type 8-like, translating to MERNLTYQLGRGGSEDMSVGYTLPTSDSPAAYESAFYYPDLGIICNAENIPTFSSTFFPVLYSLLFVVGLVGNALVIWVLTVFKKIKTMTDVYLLNLAISDLLFVFSLPFLVRYSIMSQWTFGNAMCKIISSAYFIGFYSSVFFITIMSIDRYLAIVQSVYALKIRTAAHGAITSLVLWVIAILASMPDLIFYQEVNDNNQIKCIPHYPGGNNGWKTFSNFEVNILGWLIPVGVLIFCYHSILKNLQKCHTQNKYKAIKLVFIVVIVFFLFWTPINIVLFLDSLRNMYIIDDCQTSQRLDIAVELAEALSFVHCCLNPVIYAFVGEKFKKHLCEAFRKSPCFLLLCKDYRAFSGRSLDKNSSLHTRSSQSSSIGTVL from the exons ATGGAGAGGAACTTGACATACCAGCTGGGCAGAGGCGGCTCTGAGGACATGTCG GTGGGTTACACATTGCCAACATCTGACTCCCCTGCAGCCTATGAATCTGCCTTCTACTACCCAGACCTGGGCATCATCTGTAATGCTGAAAATATTCCAACATTTTCATCTACCTTTTTTCCAGTGCTGTACTCCCTACTGTTTGTGGTAGGCCTTGTGGGAAATGCTTTGGTGATTTGGGTTCTAACAGTTTTCAAGAAAATCAAGACCATGACTGACGTGTATCTGCTGAACCTCGCCATCTCTGaccttctctttgttttctccctccccttcttGGTTCGGTACTCCATTATGAGTCAATGGACTTTTGGAAATGCTATGTGTAAGATCATCAGCTCAGCTTATTTCATTGGTTTCTACAGCAGCGTCTTCTTCATAACCATCATGAGCATTGACAGGTACTTGGCCATAGTCCAGTCTGTCTATGCTCTGAAGATTCGAACAGCTGCCCATGGGGCTATCACCAGCCTGGTCCTTTGGGTAATTGCCATTTTAGCATCTATGCCAGACTTAATTTTTTACCAGGAAGTAAATGACAATAACCAGATTAAATGCATCCCTCACTATCCTGGTGGCAACAATGGCTGGAAGACTTTCAGTAATTTTGAAGTCAACATCCTGGGGTGGTTGATCCCTGTTGGTGTCCTCATTTTCTGCTACCACAGCATCTTGAAAAACCTGCAGAAGTGCCATACCCAGAACAAGTACAAAGCAATAAAACTGGTTTTTATTGTTGTAATtgtgttcttcctcttctggaCTCCCATCAACATTGTGCTTTTTTTGGACTCTCTAAGGAACATGTACATCATTGATGACTGCCAGACAAGCCAAAGGCTAGACATAGCTGTGGAGCTGGCTGAGGCTCTCTCCTTCGTCCACTGCTGCCTCAACCCAGTTATCTATGCCTTTGTGGGTGAGAAGTTCAAGAAGCATCTCTGTGAAGCTTTCAGAAAATCTCCATGTTTTCTCTTGCTCTGCAAAGACTACAGAGCTTTCAGTGGACGCAGCCTGGACAAGAACTCCTCTCTGCACACAAGGTCCTCACAGTCATCTTCTATTGGTACAGTCTTGTAG